One Persicobacter psychrovividus DNA window includes the following coding sequences:
- a CDS encoding ATP-dependent DNA helicase — translation MTKFASLLTSHFPHQPTAGQHQLFGLLDDFIREEQQQVFILRGYAGTGKTSVISALTKSLPSVAYRSVLMAPTGRASKVMANYAKRRAFTIHRLIYKQSVDEMTGSLYFELQKNNAKRTLFIVDEASMLNDDTGYQKGGLLQDLLQFVFADRSNRLLLVGDVAQLPPVGHSQSPALEHHHLESRYGFQVRQFELNEVVRQAEGSGILSNATMLRSMIQQNHGAGFRFQITGFEDIYRMTGQRLEDGLRYAYDKFGVEGTAIITRSNKSAVQYNQYIRRQIHFREEAIEAGDYLMIVKNNYSILPDDAPAGFLANGDFVEVMKVVNTEERYGLRFASLELRLLDVDGQLPFEAMVCLDTLTAETPAMPEDQFRQLQDQVQNDYFEEGLTKVKFKEALRKDPYLNALQIKFAYALTCHKSQGGQWPAVFVDQGYLREDQVNQEWMRWLYTAMTRAREELFMMNFNDKFF, via the coding sequence TTGACAAAATTTGCATCCTTATTAACTTCACATTTTCCTCATCAGCCTACGGCTGGACAACACCAACTTTTTGGTTTGCTGGATGATTTTATCCGCGAGGAACAGCAACAGGTATTCATCCTGCGGGGCTATGCCGGTACGGGGAAAACCTCGGTCATCAGCGCCCTGACCAAAAGCCTGCCGTCGGTGGCTTATCGTTCGGTGCTTATGGCGCCCACTGGCCGGGCGAGTAAAGTGATGGCCAATTATGCCAAGCGGCGTGCTTTCACGATCCATCGGCTGATTTATAAACAATCGGTGGATGAAATGACCGGTAGCCTGTATTTTGAACTTCAGAAAAACAATGCCAAACGTACGCTTTTTATTGTCGATGAGGCTTCCATGCTCAACGATGACACCGGCTACCAAAAGGGAGGGCTGTTACAGGATCTCCTTCAGTTTGTGTTTGCTGACCGGTCGAATCGGTTATTGTTGGTGGGCGATGTGGCGCAGTTGCCCCCTGTCGGGCACAGCCAGAGCCCAGCGCTTGAGCATCACCATCTTGAATCTCGCTATGGTTTTCAGGTGCGTCAATTTGAGTTAAATGAGGTGGTTCGGCAGGCCGAGGGCTCAGGAATATTAAGCAATGCGACCATGTTGCGAAGCATGATTCAGCAGAATCACGGTGCCGGATTTCGGTTTCAGATTACCGGCTTCGAAGATATTTATCGCATGACCGGGCAACGTTTGGAGGATGGCTTGCGGTATGCTTATGATAAATTTGGGGTCGAAGGTACGGCCATCATTACGCGGTCAAATAAATCTGCCGTGCAGTACAATCAATACATTCGCCGGCAAATTCATTTCAGGGAAGAGGCCATAGAGGCAGGGGACTACCTGATGATTGTTAAAAATAATTACAGCATTTTGCCCGACGATGCGCCTGCAGGTTTTTTGGCCAATGGCGATTTTGTGGAGGTGATGAAGGTGGTCAATACAGAGGAACGGTACGGTTTGAGGTTTGCCTCACTGGAGCTCCGCCTGCTTGATGTGGATGGGCAGCTGCCTTTTGAAGCCATGGTTTGCCTTGATACCCTGACCGCCGAAACACCGGCAATGCCTGAAGATCAGTTCCGGCAATTGCAGGATCAGGTGCAAAATGATTATTTCGAAGAGGGACTCACCAAGGTTAAGTTCAAGGAAGCCCTGCGGAAAGACCCTTACCTGAATGCTCTTCAGATTAAATTTGCCTATGCGCTGACCTGCCATAAATCGCAGGGAGGGCAGTGGCCTGCCGTTTTCGTGGATCAGGGGTATTTGCGGGAGGATCAGGTGAACCAGGAGTGGATGCGCTGGCTTTATACCGCCATGACCCGTGCTCGTGAAGAGCTGTTCATGATGAACTTTAACGATAAATTCTTTTAA
- a CDS encoding malectin domain-containing carbohydrate-binding protein, translating to MNAKLPNRSLRIFTLILLLFPLGQFSMAQGIRPLAIQLSNVKHTLCGQQNGEISVKISGGLAPYELSWEDEAGNFIDGDSTITGLEYGLYYLFVTDKLGFTESFSTQILVEDDQTGPVFTSFPADIEVPRVDPKNWFNNISTDLTLRPTAEDGCSDVKGICYQDKAREIDCQTTEVTRTWTAFDHDGNETSGQQIILVVGEKLFDPYYHTALKVYTNTPAATAVEFDVEAYFGVEEETVITSVPSGSEFALGTHQITYDITSECGQQIQDVLVLEVLPQPNSRAVRSPLYLNAGGWRAYFSDEKKLFQEDQFFLGGQEREMPYRLISGINEDRIMRNFREGEQFEYRIPVEKNLRYRVTLGFTELEFSQQGQRFFDVLVEGQKLKTIDIVEEAKGKAKAVEVSFVVQSDDETLELEFVKGDDSEGLAILNGLSVVPADIPDGTYVNANAKEDYLTNDFELFVADFSAIGGKGSSDNSQSEISGTDRDYLHWTERYGEFRYKLSAEVGKYYDLTLYFAEIYHQAAGQRIFDVYMDDQLLLENFDIVAEAGAVKTEVKKNFRIKATSSQLNLIFKKSKNIPAGVDDNAKLSAFSFVKSVAQDPVAEGININADDQEGFVGGDETVYSLDNYFVGGKSYTLPKGVEIENTDDDRLFWSERFGKDFRYIVPVDVERFYTVTLYFAETFWDSPGNRFFNVDINGERKLSNFDIYREGQGANRAVKKTFILQADSTALDIHFYVDGGDANFCVDNAKVSALRIEPANPINDLWTLGFLNTLSDEFTAEPGAIMFPNPIDRHAYFNVGASSVEDFKLVVVSKDGREMRIPSSLMRMDGDLIYVDFYSLFLQRGVYTARFWVNGKEKESIRFIVLHHR from the coding sequence ATGAATGCAAAATTACCAAACCGTTCACTGAGAATTTTTACGCTGATATTATTGCTCTTCCCCCTCGGGCAGTTCAGCATGGCGCAGGGAATTAGGCCATTAGCGATTCAGTTAAGCAATGTCAAACATACCCTTTGCGGTCAGCAGAATGGTGAAATCAGTGTGAAAATCAGTGGAGGTCTCGCACCTTATGAATTGAGCTGGGAGGATGAAGCAGGTAATTTCATCGATGGTGATAGCACCATTACGGGGCTGGAATATGGCTTGTATTACCTTTTCGTAACCGATAAACTGGGATTTACCGAAAGCTTTTCTACACAGATTTTAGTGGAAGATGATCAGACAGGCCCTGTCTTTACCTCTTTTCCTGCTGATATTGAAGTTCCCCGTGTTGATCCCAAAAACTGGTTCAATAACATTTCCACAGATCTTACCTTGCGTCCAACTGCCGAAGATGGCTGTTCCGATGTTAAAGGTATCTGTTATCAGGATAAAGCCCGAGAGATTGATTGCCAGACCACAGAGGTAACCCGTACCTGGACGGCTTTTGACCATGATGGGAATGAAACTTCCGGTCAGCAAATTATTCTGGTGGTTGGCGAAAAGCTTTTTGATCCTTACTACCACACCGCTTTGAAAGTTTATACCAACACCCCAGCGGCCACTGCTGTGGAATTTGATGTGGAGGCTTATTTTGGGGTAGAGGAAGAAACCGTCATCACTTCAGTACCTTCGGGAAGCGAATTTGCACTGGGAACACACCAAATTACTTATGATATTACCAGCGAATGTGGACAGCAAATTCAGGATGTTTTAGTGTTGGAAGTGTTGCCGCAGCCGAATTCGCGGGCGGTTCGTTCGCCACTTTATCTGAATGCAGGGGGATGGAGAGCCTATTTTTCCGATGAAAAGAAACTGTTTCAGGAAGATCAGTTCTTTCTCGGGGGGCAGGAGCGTGAGATGCCTTATCGACTGATCTCTGGAATTAATGAGGACCGAATTATGCGGAATTTTCGGGAAGGGGAGCAGTTCGAATATCGGATTCCTGTGGAGAAAAATTTGCGCTATCGGGTAACGCTCGGTTTTACGGAATTGGAATTCAGCCAACAGGGGCAGCGTTTTTTTGATGTGCTTGTTGAGGGCCAAAAACTTAAAACCATTGATATTGTCGAAGAGGCTAAAGGAAAAGCCAAAGCGGTAGAAGTTTCTTTTGTGGTGCAATCTGATGATGAAACGCTGGAGCTTGAATTTGTGAAAGGAGATGACAGTGAGGGCTTGGCGATATTGAATGGCCTATCCGTGGTGCCTGCTGATATTCCTGACGGCACTTATGTGAATGCTAATGCAAAGGAGGATTACCTCACCAATGATTTTGAGCTGTTTGTGGCTGACTTTTCCGCCATCGGGGGGAAAGGTTCTTCGGACAACAGCCAGTCTGAAATTTCTGGTACCGACCGTGATTATTTGCATTGGACTGAACGATATGGTGAATTCAGGTACAAATTATCGGCAGAAGTGGGTAAATATTATGACCTGACCCTATACTTTGCTGAAATATACCATCAGGCAGCGGGGCAGCGAATTTTTGATGTCTATATGGACGATCAACTGCTGCTTGAAAATTTTGATATTGTTGCCGAAGCAGGTGCGGTAAAGACAGAGGTGAAGAAAAATTTCAGGATTAAGGCCACATCAAGTCAGCTGAATTTGATATTCAAAAAATCAAAAAATATTCCTGCGGGTGTGGATGATAACGCCAAACTGTCGGCTTTTTCATTCGTGAAGAGCGTGGCACAGGACCCTGTCGCTGAGGGCATCAATATTAATGCAGATGATCAGGAAGGCTTTGTTGGCGGTGATGAGACCGTCTATTCGCTGGATAATTATTTTGTGGGCGGCAAAAGTTATACCCTTCCTAAAGGTGTGGAAATCGAAAATACCGACGATGACCGATTATTTTGGTCGGAACGTTTCGGGAAGGATTTCAGGTATATTGTACCAGTGGATGTAGAGCGTTTTTATACAGTAACCTTGTATTTTGCAGAAACCTTCTGGGACAGTCCAGGTAACCGATTTTTCAATGTAGACATCAATGGGGAGCGCAAGTTATCCAATTTTGATATTTACCGTGAGGGGCAAGGGGCCAACCGCGCCGTGAAGAAAACCTTTATTCTTCAGGCAGATTCCACCGCTTTAGATATTCATTTTTATGTTGATGGGGGCGATGCGAACTTTTGTGTGGACAATGCCAAAGTTTCTGCCCTGCGGATAGAGCCTGCCAATCCGATCAATGACCTTTGGACCCTCGGCTTTTTAAATACTTTAAGCGATGAATTCACGGCGGAGCCCGGGGCAATTATGTTTCCCAATCCCATAGACCGCCATGCTTACTTTAATGTTGGCGCATCATCAGTGGAAGATTTTAAATTGGTGGTGGTGAGTAAAGATGGTCGAGAAATGAGAATTCCTTCTTCGCTCATGCGGATGGATGGAGATCTTATTTATGT
- a CDS encoding DUF1573 domain-containing protein has translation MKYCLLILGMLMSSVLLGQQLPDVKWSTDYQDFGQVVAGDSVALTFDFENAGPSPLVISKVITTCGCTVPTYPKEPVKAGQKAQILVHFNSRGKIGRQNKLIRVVCNVAEGYKVLRISGTVIEKD, from the coding sequence ATGAAATATTGCTTGCTGATTTTGGGAATGCTGATGAGTTCGGTCCTGCTGGGCCAACAGCTTCCTGATGTAAAATGGTCGACGGATTATCAGGATTTCGGGCAAGTGGTTGCGGGAGATTCCGTCGCCCTGACTTTTGATTTTGAGAACGCGGGTCCTTCGCCTCTGGTGATCTCCAAAGTGATTACCACCTGCGGATGTACCGTCCCTACTTACCCCAAAGAACCCGTGAAAGCCGGGCAGAAGGCACAGATATTGGTGCATTTCAACAGCCGGGGTAAAATTGGTCGGCAAAACAAACTGATCCGTGTGGTGTGCAATGTGGCGGAGGGCTATAAAGTGCTCCGTATTAGTGGGACGGTCATTGAGAAAGATTAG
- a CDS encoding DUF4494 domain-containing protein: MNNWFLCKVKYRKEDDKGMLKNMTEQYLVDALSFTEAETRIYEELGSVIRGEFQVTNMSKSRIVDVFEYEDTDNWHKCKVTYTMIDEEAKKEKKVSNLMIVSANNVREAYDRIQESLSTMLVPFQVPEIAETPIVEIFKYKSPDQRVPEGFKPVEKKED, from the coding sequence ATGAATAACTGGTTCCTTTGTAAAGTAAAGTATCGTAAGGAAGACGATAAGGGAATGTTGAAAAACATGACCGAGCAATATTTGGTGGATGCACTGTCGTTCACTGAAGCAGAAACAAGAATTTATGAGGAATTGGGATCTGTCATTCGTGGTGAATTTCAGGTAACCAATATGTCTAAAAGCCGCATTGTTGATGTTTTTGAATATGAAGACACCGACAACTGGCACAAATGTAAGGTGACTTACACCATGATCGACGAGGAAGCGAAGAAAGAGAAGAAGGTTTCTAACCTGATGATCGTTTCAGCAAACAACGTTCGTGAGGCCTATGACCGCATTCAGGAAAGCCTTTCCACCATGTTGGTGCCCTTTCAGGTTCCTGAAATTGCTGAGACACCTATCGTAGAAATCTTCAAATATAAGAGCCCAGACCAGCGGGTTCCTGAAGGTTTTAAGCCGGTAGAGAAAAAAGAAGATTAA
- a CDS encoding transglycosylase SLT domain-containing protein, with amino-acid sequence MMKVYALSLTLLFSILLPAHAREMVTETFRYNRLPSDEKTALANVFSLRARNQKRFDIPKQFTVPAELIFYRQQSKKFCYAIKNKNYPFSVGMIPSDLVSYYEQEAWRARQQHGEDAPALSVVLALHYTESAFNPNIKGDHGNSIGLGQLYKPTARILLKQNNELWSDYFYFDKKGNHHFRNTQKMIRFTFDFLPLVKNYAKGQKFDGVRAYNGIGEHAEHYAHKVITRSLVYERFFSKYHQYTINTQQYKVNLRNLLSNYLYHKYQVELPADQFENLFNECVDLVAAEGIFPLQKATDQHIALEKKINATNMHAHQFSVEEQKTHLLIEDGQVVFDYFRDTKLMLSVLNQQENGGYYCYDRIKGEKKIIFDVNDLEDETFYSNIIPGDFVYLPKGTMVFTPKENATVLIR; translated from the coding sequence ATGATGAAAGTTTACGCTCTAAGTCTAACCCTCTTATTCAGTATCCTCCTTCCTGCACATGCAAGAGAGATGGTTACGGAAACTTTTCGATATAACCGCCTGCCTTCTGATGAAAAAACGGCCCTGGCAAATGTGTTCAGCCTGCGGGCGAGAAACCAGAAGCGCTTTGATATTCCCAAGCAATTTACGGTACCTGCCGAACTGATTTTCTACCGTCAGCAGTCGAAGAAATTTTGTTATGCGATAAAAAATAAAAACTATCCTTTCAGTGTGGGCATGATTCCGTCTGATCTTGTGTCTTATTACGAGCAGGAAGCCTGGCGCGCCCGTCAGCAACATGGCGAGGATGCCCCGGCATTGAGTGTGGTGCTGGCCTTGCATTATACTGAAAGTGCATTTAACCCGAACATTAAGGGGGACCACGGCAATAGCATTGGCCTTGGTCAGCTGTATAAGCCTACCGCCCGCATTTTACTGAAGCAAAACAATGAGCTTTGGTCCGATTACTTTTATTTTGATAAAAAAGGGAACCATCATTTTCGCAATACACAGAAGATGATCCGCTTTACATTTGATTTTCTCCCATTGGTGAAAAATTATGCCAAAGGTCAAAAGTTTGATGGCGTCCGCGCTTATAATGGCATCGGGGAGCATGCCGAACATTATGCGCACAAGGTCATTACCCGAAGCCTGGTGTACGAGCGTTTTTTCTCCAAGTACCATCAGTACACCATCAATACACAACAGTACAAAGTGAATTTGCGCAATCTGCTATCCAACTATTTATACCACAAATATCAGGTAGAATTGCCTGCGGATCAATTTGAAAATCTGTTCAATGAGTGTGTGGATCTGGTAGCTGCAGAAGGAATTTTTCCTTTGCAAAAAGCAACCGATCAGCATATCGCCCTTGAAAAGAAAATCAACGCTACAAACATGCACGCGCATCAGTTTTCAGTGGAGGAGCAGAAAACACACCTTTTGATAGAAGATGGTCAGGTGGTTTTTGATTATTTCAGAGATACCAAACTGATGTTGTCCGTGTTGAACCAACAGGAAAATGGAGGCTATTATTGCTATGACCGCATAAAAGGAGAGAAGAAAATTATTTTCGATGTTAATGATCTTGAAGATGAAACGTTCTATTCAAATATTATTCCTGGTGATTTTGTATATCTTCCTAAAGGAACTATGGTCTTCACGCCCAAAGAAAACGCCACTGTTTTAATCCGCTAA